One window of Leptospira wolbachii serovar Codice str. CDC genomic DNA carries:
- a CDS encoding VTT domain-containing protein, translated as MTVLSLFFSTFVSEDLTCIAAGLLTKEGKLSLPLAILSTGLGIFVGDCLLYLCGYLVRRGIVKWNYLQNLQKTWQSTKVLTNWKQHYKKSIFLSRFFPGTRLPLYFSSGFFTLPFFPFFYISFFAVTIWTTAFVYLVYLYGNLVSLYGNTSHSILFSFCIGLSFYLLYKTLRIATDPSERKKFWILIKKLNHLEFWSASLFYLPLVPYLLYLALRYRGLRYITAVNPGILASGIAGESKSEILNLIPKESVASYLFLSKEEKDSQSRIQNWMLEKNLKFPIIAKPDKGERGFLIKKLNSLEECSTLLQTYPIDWLFQEYLEGPYEVGVFYYRDPRKKKGKIFSITDKVFPEVTGDGTSNLKTLITNHPRFQFQKEAHINHNKHQLDKILLAGETVSIGFIGNHIQGCMFQDGNNWKTKELETKFISIGDSVSGIYFGRFDIRFSDPNEFKLGLGFKIIELNGATSESTNLYDPKFSIFESYSILFRQWKILFQIGYENYRKGVSLYPYKKLYHLVQKHKKYRENFSNRD; from the coding sequence GTGACAGTACTTTCGCTTTTTTTCTCGACATTTGTATCCGAAGACCTGACTTGTATTGCCGCAGGACTCCTAACAAAAGAAGGGAAACTTTCCTTACCCTTAGCCATTCTCAGCACCGGACTTGGCATTTTTGTGGGGGATTGCCTTTTATATCTTTGTGGATACCTTGTTAGGCGAGGGATTGTGAAATGGAATTATCTTCAGAACCTTCAAAAGACATGGCAATCCACAAAAGTCCTCACAAATTGGAAACAACATTATAAAAAGTCAATTTTTCTTTCTCGCTTTTTCCCGGGGACAAGGCTCCCTCTTTATTTCAGTAGTGGTTTTTTTACCCTTCCCTTCTTTCCTTTTTTCTATATCAGTTTTTTTGCTGTAACCATTTGGACAACCGCCTTTGTTTATTTGGTCTATCTCTACGGGAACTTAGTCAGTTTGTATGGAAACACAAGTCATTCGATTCTTTTTAGTTTTTGTATTGGACTTAGTTTTTATCTCCTCTACAAAACCCTACGCATTGCCACAGATCCATCTGAGAGAAAAAAATTTTGGATCCTTATCAAAAAACTCAATCATTTGGAATTTTGGTCGGCATCCCTATTTTACCTTCCCCTTGTTCCCTATCTTTTGTATTTGGCTCTCCGTTACAGAGGCCTTCGTTATATCACAGCTGTAAATCCAGGGATCTTAGCTTCTGGAATTGCAGGCGAATCTAAATCAGAAATTTTAAATCTCATTCCAAAAGAGTCAGTGGCAAGTTATCTATTCCTTTCCAAAGAAGAAAAAGACTCACAGTCTCGGATTCAAAACTGGATGTTAGAGAAAAATTTAAAATTTCCCATAATCGCCAAACCAGATAAAGGCGAACGAGGCTTTTTAATTAAGAAACTAAACTCTCTGGAAGAATGTTCCACCCTCCTTCAAACCTATCCGATCGATTGGCTCTTCCAAGAATATTTAGAAGGCCCTTATGAAGTGGGTGTGTTTTATTATCGCGATCCCAGGAAAAAAAAAGGTAAGATTTTTTCCATTACAGACAAAGTTTTTCCCGAGGTTACAGGAGATGGAACTAGTAACCTAAAAACTCTCATCACAAACCATCCTAGATTTCAATTCCAAAAAGAAGCTCATATAAATCACAACAAACACCAGTTAGACAAAATTTTACTAGCAGGAGAAACCGTCTCTATCGGTTTCATTGGAAATCATATCCAAGGTTGTATGTTCCAAGATGGTAACAATTGGAAAACTAAAGAGCTAGAAACCAAATTTATCTCTATAGGAGATTCAGTTTCTGGTATTTATTTTGGGAGGTTTGACATTCGGTTTTCTGATCCCAATGAATTTAAGTTAGGACTTGGTTTTAAAATCATTGAACTGAATGGCGCCACAAGTGAGTCCACAAATCTTTATGATCCGAAGTTTTCCATTTTTGAAAGTTACTCTATTTTATTTCGCCAATGGAAGATATTATTTCAGATCGGTTATGAAAATTATAGGAAAGGTGTTTCCTTATATCCTTACAAAAAACTTTATCATTTGGTACAAAAACATAAAAAATATAGGGAGAACTTTTCCAATCGAGATTAA
- a CDS encoding flagellin N-terminal helical domain-containing protein, protein MIINHNMSAIQSHRALKFTQWDVDKTMRNLSTGQRINLAGDDASGLAVSEKLRTQIRGLRQAERNTEDGLSFIQTAEGFLDQSAEIIQRIRTLAIQTSNGIYTPEDRQLVQVEVSALVDEIDRIASQAEFNKMKLFEGDFARKSTKASMWFHMGANARQRERFYIGTMTSKALKMSEGAVKIALSTPGKADEAIAKADFALNKIMKQRADMGAYQNRLESTAKGLMGAYENMQASESRIRDADMAEEMVALTTKQILVQSGTAMLAQASLRPNSVLRLLNNT, encoded by the coding sequence ATGATTATCAATCACAACATGAGTGCGATTCAATCACATCGTGCTCTCAAGTTTACACAATGGGATGTAGATAAGACCATGAGGAACCTCTCCACTGGGCAAAGGATTAACCTTGCCGGTGATGATGCTTCTGGTCTTGCTGTTTCGGAAAAACTACGAACACAAATTCGTGGTTTACGTCAGGCCGAAAGGAATACGGAAGATGGACTGAGTTTCATCCAGACTGCAGAGGGTTTCCTCGACCAGTCGGCGGAAATCATCCAACGAATCCGGACCCTTGCGATCCAGACATCGAACGGAATCTACACACCTGAGGACAGGCAGCTCGTGCAGGTAGAAGTATCTGCGCTGGTGGATGAGATCGATCGAATTGCTTCGCAAGCAGAGTTCAATAAAATGAAACTGTTTGAAGGAGACTTCGCTCGAAAGTCAACTAAGGCATCGATGTGGTTTCACATGGGAGCAAACGCCAGGCAAAGAGAGCGTTTCTACATTGGAACTATGACTTCGAAAGCTTTAAAGATGTCAGAAGGGGCAGTGAAAATTGCTCTCTCTACACCTGGAAAAGCAGATGAAGCGATTGCTAAAGCGGACTTCGCCTTGAACAAGATCATGAAGCAGAGAGCAGATATGGGAGCTTATCAAAATAGGCTCGAAAGTACTGCAAAAGGCCTCATGGGTGCATACGAAAATATGCAAGCATCCGAATCAAGGATTAGGGACGCAGATATGGCAGAAGAGATGGTAGCGCTCACGACGAAACAAATTCTCGTGCAAAGCGGTACGGCAATGTTAGCGCAAGCCAGTCTTCGGCCAAATTCTGTATTACGACTTTTGAATAACACTTAA
- a CDS encoding peptidylprolyl isomerase encodes MSALRAIIKTNKGEIRIDLFPDKTPNTVANFVNLAQRNFYNGLKFHRVIADFMVQGGCPLGTGTGGPGYKFRDEFDSSLKHNKPGILSMANAGPGTNGSQFFITHVPTPWLDGKHSVFGAVVDDSDQEVVNAIRQGDVLESITIEGDTTSVLAVAKPLLDEWNQILDSKK; translated from the coding sequence ATGAGCGCACTTAGAGCAATTATCAAAACAAACAAAGGCGAAATTCGCATCGATTTGTTTCCGGACAAAACACCAAACACTGTAGCCAATTTCGTAAACCTAGCACAAAGGAATTTTTACAATGGACTTAAATTCCACCGAGTCATTGCAGACTTTATGGTCCAAGGCGGATGCCCCCTAGGAACAGGAACTGGTGGACCAGGTTATAAATTCCGAGATGAGTTTGATTCTAGTTTAAAACACAACAAACCAGGGATTCTTTCCATGGCCAACGCAGGTCCAGGGACCAATGGCAGTCAATTTTTTATCACTCACGTTCCTACACCATGGCTTGATGGAAAACATTCTGTCTTTGGTGCTGTAGTGGATGACTCCGACCAAGAAGTAGTCAATGCCATCCGCCAAGGGGATGTGTTGGAATCGATCACCATCGAAGGAGATACAACTTCTGTTCTGGCAGTGGCTAAACCACTTTTGGATGAGTGGAACCAAATCCTCGATTCTAAAAAATAA
- a CDS encoding monovalent cation:proton antiporter-2 (CPA2) family protein codes for MNELSFFIQALIYLTSAIIIVPIANRLGLGSVLGYLIAGIVIGPFVFGFVGTEGKDMLHFAEFGVVMMLFAIGLELELDLLWRLKFWLLGLGGLQIILTTIITAAFSFGFGFQWKPALALGLILSLSSTAIVLQTLKEKGLMKSVSGQAAFSVLLFQDMAVIPILAIFPMLSDSEVTTSSHGHSLIEHLPGYVKTLVVLSVVIGIILVGKYLLSPFFRLLAKSGNREIFTGASLLLVIAISVLMGSVGVSAALGTFLGGVVLASSEFRHELESNIEPFKGLLLGLFFLSVGASMDLPVVMESPSKILGIVFGIIFTKALVLFLLGLVFRLPLDQNLYFSLALSQVGEFSFVLFGYSEGLGLFQQETIVILVACVAVSMALTPVLLLLYEKTIFGFLESKIPKKQTEQNIHKQENPVIICGFGRFGNMLGRFLRSNAIGITILDFDADRVEMLGRFGFKVYFGDATRLELLESAGLEHAKVLVAALDNPEKQAELIRNVSQHYPKIKIVARAGDREGAYDLKEMGVQYIYRETRETAVLMGRDVLRLLGTRSYTAEKAKNLFLKHDDETFHELFDLRRDRVQYMSLAKQRNAELERLMLVDLGQEEELGRDPWSEMER; via the coding sequence ATGAATGAACTTAGTTTTTTTATTCAAGCTCTGATTTATCTCACTAGTGCCATTATCATTGTTCCCATTGCAAATAGGCTGGGTCTTGGATCGGTGCTTGGGTATTTGATTGCAGGAATTGTGATTGGTCCTTTTGTGTTTGGGTTTGTAGGAACAGAAGGAAAAGATATGTTGCACTTTGCCGAATTTGGCGTGGTGATGATGCTTTTTGCTATTGGTTTAGAATTGGAATTGGACCTTCTCTGGCGGCTCAAATTTTGGTTACTGGGACTCGGCGGATTACAAATCATTCTCACCACAATAATTACTGCTGCCTTTTCTTTTGGATTTGGTTTCCAATGGAAGCCGGCCCTGGCTCTTGGTCTTATCCTTTCTTTATCTTCTACAGCCATTGTTTTACAAACGTTAAAAGAAAAAGGCCTCATGAAATCCGTTTCAGGCCAAGCCGCTTTTTCAGTTCTTTTGTTCCAGGATATGGCAGTGATTCCCATTCTTGCCATCTTCCCTATGTTAAGTGATTCGGAAGTCACAACTTCCTCTCATGGGCATTCTCTCATTGAACATTTGCCAGGTTATGTAAAAACCTTAGTGGTACTGTCTGTTGTGATTGGAATCATTCTTGTTGGTAAGTATTTACTCAGTCCCTTCTTTCGTTTACTCGCCAAATCAGGAAATCGGGAAATTTTTACTGGTGCTAGTTTGTTACTCGTCATTGCCATCTCAGTGCTTATGGGTTCTGTGGGAGTGTCCGCTGCCCTCGGGACTTTTCTTGGGGGAGTGGTCCTTGCTAGTAGTGAGTTTCGTCATGAGTTAGAAAGTAATATAGAGCCGTTCAAAGGTTTACTTTTAGGATTATTTTTTTTAAGTGTTGGGGCTTCGATGGATCTTCCCGTTGTGATGGAAAGTCCATCCAAAATTTTAGGAATTGTGTTTGGAATTATTTTTACGAAAGCCTTAGTTCTTTTTTTACTGGGACTTGTTTTTCGACTTCCTCTAGATCAAAATCTTTATTTTTCCTTAGCTCTCTCTCAAGTGGGAGAATTTTCTTTTGTGCTTTTCGGATATTCAGAAGGTTTGGGCCTTTTCCAACAAGAGACTATAGTCATCCTTGTGGCTTGTGTGGCCGTCAGTATGGCCCTCACTCCCGTTTTACTTTTGTTATATGAGAAAACCATTTTTGGATTTTTGGAATCCAAAATTCCCAAAAAACAAACAGAACAAAACATCCATAAACAAGAAAACCCTGTCATCATTTGCGGGTTTGGAAGGTTTGGAAACATGCTCGGTCGATTCCTACGTTCCAACGCCATCGGAATTACCATTTTAGATTTTGACGCGGATCGAGTGGAGATGCTTGGTCGGTTTGGGTTTAAAGTCTATTTTGGAGATGCCACTCGTTTGGAGTTATTGGAATCGGCGGGTTTAGAACATGCAAAAGTCCTTGTGGCGGCTCTAGACAATCCAGAGAAACAGGCGGAACTCATTCGGAACGTGAGCCAACACTATCCCAAGATCAAAATCGTGGCAAGGGCAGGAGACAGAGAAGGTGCCTATGACCTGAAGGAAATGGGAGTTCAGTACATCTATCGAGAAACGAGAGAAACGGCTGTCCTTATGGGAAGGGATGTATTGAGACTACTCGGTACTAGGTCCTATACGGCAGAAAAGGCAAAGAATTTATTTCTCAAACACGATGATGAGACCTTTCATGAACTTTTTGATTTAAGAAGAGACCGTGTGCAGTACATGAGTCTTGCCAAACAGAGAAATGCGGAACTCGAAAGACTGATGTTAGTGGATTTAGGACAGGAAGAAGAACTGGGAAGAGATCCCTGGAGTGAGATGGAGAGGTAA
- a CDS encoding alpha/beta fold hydrolase, translating into MSYLNDKDLQTQFCILVPDRLGYGKSMNQVSLPNIFAQGRAIQFTLFNYLKKEGFSFDKAIVVGHSYGGPVALIIAMEEDRSYPVDWKCILLSSPADPGLEELYWYNKLASFGFVQWILPKSWIHSNEEMYTLKSDLEQLTTILGDRPLDIFSVHGEEDKLVPLENIYYFTKWKPMIKHRIQILKEENHFIPWTSFQEIKEILLAEGSK; encoded by the coding sequence TTGTCCTACCTAAATGACAAAGATCTACAAACTCAGTTTTGTATTTTAGTTCCAGACCGATTGGGTTACGGAAAGTCTATGAACCAAGTATCTCTTCCGAATATTTTTGCCCAAGGCCGAGCGATCCAATTTACGCTTTTCAATTATTTAAAAAAAGAAGGATTCTCTTTTGATAAAGCTATTGTTGTTGGTCATTCCTATGGTGGACCTGTTGCACTTATCATTGCGATGGAGGAGGATCGTTCCTATCCCGTTGATTGGAAATGCATCTTACTTTCTAGTCCTGCTGACCCTGGTTTAGAGGAGTTGTATTGGTACAACAAATTGGCAAGTTTCGGCTTTGTTCAATGGATCCTTCCTAAGTCCTGGATCCATAGCAATGAAGAGATGTATACACTAAAGTCTGATCTAGAACAACTAACAACGATATTGGGAGACCGTCCTTTGGATATTTTTTCCGTCCATGGAGAGGAGGACAAGTTGGTTCCCCTGGAGAACATTTATTACTTTACGAAATGGAAACCAATGATAAAACATAGGATTCAAATCCTAAAGGAAGAAAACCATTTCATTCCCTGGACAAGTTTTCAAGAAATTAAAGAAATTCTATTGGCGGAGGGTTCTAAATGA
- a CDS encoding rhodanese-like domain-containing protein has product MKPFVLILLVLVTIPLVSESSKKKKGKSKPVPIENKLIDYGEFKRIVNRSEGERETHRLTEDQFLKLMSEEGVVLLDARSENRFHLLHIQGAKNLPFTEFTKESLAEIIPEKKSKILIYCNNNFEGNQEAFAAKSPAASLNLSTYNSLKAYGYESIFELGPLLDVKKTVLPLVTDSQAP; this is encoded by the coding sequence ATGAAACCGTTTGTTTTGATTTTACTCGTACTTGTTACTATTCCCCTGGTTTCGGAATCTTCCAAAAAGAAAAAAGGTAAATCAAAACCTGTTCCGATAGAAAACAAACTCATTGATTATGGTGAGTTTAAAAGGATAGTCAATCGTTCGGAAGGAGAGAGAGAAACACACCGCCTAACGGAAGATCAGTTCTTAAAGTTGATGTCGGAGGAAGGTGTTGTTTTGCTCGATGCACGCAGTGAAAACCGGTTCCATCTTTTGCACATTCAAGGAGCAAAGAATCTCCCTTTTACTGAATTCACCAAAGAATCGTTAGCTGAAATTATTCCGGAAAAAAAATCCAAAATTTTAATCTATTGTAATAATAACTTTGAAGGAAACCAAGAAGCCTTTGCGGCCAAGAGTCCAGCGGCCTCTTTGAATCTCTCTACTTACAACTCCCTAAAAGCCTATGGGTATGAATCCATCTTTGAACTAGGGCCACTGCTTGATGTCAAAAAAACAGTCCTACCTCTTGTGACGGATTCCCAGGCACCTTGA
- a CDS encoding adenylate/guanylate cyclase domain-containing protein has product MKWIYIFLGDPKKHSLEHRLFNTVSLVNGLLNLLGVFGVLYLENYVILIALNVGSGLLMLAMYYLSRVKSIYFSLYWPFNLTILFYLSSMWFFNGGSLGGNHYYLIPALVIALILIRNHNVFIVYSIYILVAASLYTAEFYHRDWVTTYETDLDRYLDAGGNYLFVQILTGILIFILSRNLNVERKKSESLLLNILPESIADELKKEARVIPKRYESASVLFCDMAGFTKIAEKMNAEELVGELDTIFREFDRLCKAYKLEKIKTIGDAYMAVGGIPDENRTNPVDSVLCGLAFQSYMAEQKEIHALRGRDFWEIRLGIHMGPLVAGVVGTDKFAYDVWGDTVNTASRLESSGVTGEVNISSQVYEEVKSYFECEPRGLVSIKNKADIEMYLVKGFLPEYADILSSKQPNALFKRLYESGALFASSDEIE; this is encoded by the coding sequence ATGAAATGGATATACATCTTTCTCGGAGATCCTAAAAAACACTCCCTCGAACACCGACTGTTTAATACAGTTTCGCTCGTGAATGGACTCCTCAATTTGCTTGGGGTGTTTGGAGTTCTCTATTTAGAAAACTATGTGATTCTCATCGCACTTAACGTGGGCTCAGGCCTTCTTATGCTTGCAATGTATTATTTAAGCCGAGTGAAGAGTATCTATTTTTCTTTGTATTGGCCATTCAATTTAACCATTCTTTTTTATCTTTCTTCTATGTGGTTTTTTAACGGTGGGTCTCTTGGAGGAAATCATTATTATTTGATCCCGGCCCTTGTCATTGCCCTCATCCTGATTCGAAACCACAATGTCTTTATTGTTTATTCCATTTATATTCTAGTAGCAGCTTCATTGTATACGGCTGAATTTTATCACAGAGATTGGGTGACCACTTATGAAACAGATTTGGATCGTTATTTGGATGCCGGTGGCAATTATTTATTTGTCCAAATTCTTACCGGAATTTTGATTTTTATTTTGAGTCGGAATTTGAATGTGGAACGAAAAAAATCGGAGTCCTTACTTTTAAATATTTTACCAGAATCCATTGCCGATGAATTAAAAAAAGAAGCTCGTGTCATACCCAAACGATATGAATCTGCATCAGTTCTTTTTTGCGATATGGCTGGGTTTACAAAAATTGCAGAGAAGATGAATGCTGAAGAACTTGTCGGCGAATTGGATACAATCTTCCGTGAGTTTGATCGTTTGTGCAAAGCATACAAATTGGAAAAAATTAAAACCATTGGAGATGCCTATATGGCTGTGGGTGGAATTCCTGATGAAAATCGGACCAATCCCGTTGATTCCGTGTTATGTGGACTTGCTTTCCAATCTTATATGGCAGAACAAAAGGAAATCCATGCACTGCGCGGAAGGGATTTTTGGGAGATTCGTCTAGGAATTCACATGGGTCCACTAGTGGCTGGTGTGGTGGGAACAGATAAATTTGCTTATGATGTTTGGGGAGACACGGTAAACACAGCAAGCCGACTAGAGAGTTCTGGTGTGACTGGCGAGGTGAATATCTCATCCCAAGTATACGAAGAGGTAAAATCATATTTCGAATGTGAACCGCGTGGATTGGTGTCTATCAAAAACAAAGCGGACATTGAAATGTACTTAGTAAAAGGTTTTTTGCCTGAGTATGCAGACATCCTAAGTTCCAAACAACCCAATGCTCTTTTTAAACGCCTTTATGAATCAGGAGCTCTTTTTGCAAGTAGTGATGAGATAGAATGA
- a CDS encoding flagellin N-terminal helical domain-containing protein produces the protein MIINHNLAAINSHRVLKFQNEEVSKNMEKLSSGMRINRAGDDASGLAVSEKMRTQVNGLRQAERNTEDGMSLIQTTEGYLQESNDIIQRIRTLAIQSSNGIYTDEDRQMIQVEVSQLIDEVDRIASQAEFNKMNLLQGDFARGSRATSMWFHLGPNQHQRERVFIATMTARSLNLKGQSGDLLSLSTADKSNDAIGTLDAALTRISKQRANLGAYFNRLEHAAKGLMNAYENTQASESRIRDADMAEETVAFTKNQILVQSGTAMLAQANVRPQGVLSLLR, from the coding sequence ATGATCATAAACCACAATTTAGCCGCGATCAACTCACATCGCGTCCTCAAGTTTCAAAACGAGGAAGTCTCCAAAAATATGGAGAAACTATCCTCTGGTATGCGAATCAACCGTGCAGGTGATGATGCATCCGGACTCGCCGTTTCGGAAAAGATGAGAACGCAGGTGAATGGTCTTAGACAAGCAGAGAGAAATACCGAAGACGGTATGAGCCTGATCCAAACTACGGAAGGGTATTTGCAAGAATCGAATGATATCATTCAAAGAATTCGAACACTTGCAATTCAATCGTCTAACGGTATTTATACTGACGAAGATAGACAAATGATCCAAGTTGAAGTTTCACAACTTATCGACGAAGTGGACAGAATTGCTTCTCAAGCAGAATTCAATAAAATGAATTTGCTTCAAGGTGATTTTGCTCGTGGATCACGAGCTACCTCCATGTGGTTCCATTTAGGACCAAACCAACACCAAAGAGAAAGAGTGTTCATTGCTACAATGACTGCACGTTCACTGAATCTCAAAGGTCAAAGTGGAGATCTCTTGTCTTTGTCAACAGCTGACAAGTCAAACGATGCGATCGGAACTTTGGATGCTGCGTTAACACGCATTAGCAAACAAAGAGCAAACTTAGGTGCCTACTTTAACCGTCTTGAGCATGCTGCAAAAGGGCTCATGAACGCTTATGAGAATACCCAAGCCTCCGAGTCTAGGATCCGTGATGCGGATATGGCAGAAGAAACTGTGGCTTTCACAAAGAACCAGATTTTAGTTCAATCTGGAACTGCTATGTTAGCTCAGGCGAATGTTCGTCCACAAGGAGTTCTTTCTCTCCTTCGTTAA
- a CDS encoding LIC_10740 family protein, which yields MNTHLQKIKEYLRSLSKLLKVLIIRFYKIGTGETKLTRDFIFLFASWFSLLIFFSFFILAEQNPFRLLVPFQLYSYPSLDHREPVVIYISNGEGEQIPIHRKVLKQEETGAFIYQLVGEVGSPPYFDSVEALAKDGKLFSPKKLLDIRFALKQTWFLEKGNKLVIDWNVAILQDVMEKYRLPRTKSDEADADAEEENPNAPVDTITYYTGGTETGPKEPEEVLNKRRIQAMESTIRALNASLFENFKDLKTIEHKFSGEAKATYHWETLSALANRP from the coding sequence ATGAATACGCATCTTCAAAAGATTAAAGAATATCTTCGTTCTCTCAGCAAACTTTTAAAAGTCTTAATCATCCGATTTTACAAAATCGGAACGGGAGAAACCAAACTCACACGCGACTTTATATTTTTGTTTGCGTCTTGGTTTTCCTTACTTATCTTCTTTAGTTTTTTTATTTTGGCTGAACAAAATCCCTTTCGCCTACTGGTTCCCTTCCAACTTTATTCTTATCCTTCTCTCGACCATAGAGAACCAGTGGTGATTTATATTTCTAATGGAGAAGGGGAACAAATCCCCATCCACAGAAAGGTTTTGAAACAGGAAGAAACAGGTGCCTTTATTTACCAACTAGTAGGTGAAGTGGGTTCTCCACCTTACTTTGATTCTGTGGAAGCCTTGGCAAAAGATGGGAAATTGTTTTCTCCTAAAAAACTTTTGGACATTCGTTTTGCTTTGAAACAAACCTGGTTTCTCGAAAAAGGAAATAAACTCGTGATCGATTGGAATGTGGCCATCTTACAAGATGTCATGGAAAAATATAGGCTGCCTCGCACAAAATCCGATGAAGCGGATGCAGATGCCGAAGAAGAAAATCCGAATGCTCCGGTGGATACCATCACATATTATACGGGTGGAACAGAAACGGGACCGAAAGAACCGGAGGAAGTATTAAACAAACGTAGGATCCAAGCAATGGAGTCCACAATACGTGCGTTAAATGCAAGTTTATTTGAAAACTTTAAAGACCTAAAAACAATTGAACATAAATTTTCCGGGGAAGCAAAAGCTACTTACCACTGGGAAACTCTCTCCGCCCTCGCAAACCGCCCCTAA
- a CDS encoding NAD(P)H-dependent oxidoreductase, whose protein sequence is MPKILILLVHPALEKSKANQMLLDSIPNSENITLHDLYEEYPNFSINVKAEQNLIADHQIILFQHPLYWYSCPPLMKLWIDMVLEDGWAYGPGGNQLSGKKWIQVITTGGSKDAYSKSGFHGYETEDFLLPFRRTAELCGMDFLKPFLVQGTFQLTELDLQKESNRYSKFINQLLGGIYE, encoded by the coding sequence ATGCCCAAAATTTTGATTCTGCTTGTCCACCCTGCACTTGAGAAGTCGAAAGCCAATCAAATGCTTTTGGATTCTATCCCAAATTCGGAAAATATCACCTTACATGATTTATATGAGGAGTATCCTAACTTTTCTATCAATGTAAAGGCAGAACAAAACTTAATTGCAGACCACCAAATCATTTTGTTTCAACATCCTTTGTATTGGTATAGTTGCCCTCCACTCATGAAATTATGGATTGATATGGTGCTTGAGGATGGTTGGGCTTATGGACCTGGGGGCAACCAATTGTCTGGAAAAAAATGGATACAAGTCATTACAACGGGTGGTTCAAAAGATGCGTATTCGAAGAGTGGGTTTCATGGGTATGAGACTGAAGATTTTCTTCTTCCTTTTCGTAGGACCGCCGAACTCTGCGGTATGGATTTTCTAAAACCCTTTTTGGTTCAAGGAACTTTTCAGTTGACTGAGCTGGATTTACAAAAGGAATCCAACCGTTATTCTAAATTTATTAATCAATTGTTAGGTGGCATTTATGAATGA